In Apium graveolens cultivar Ventura chromosome 10, ASM990537v1, whole genome shotgun sequence, the following are encoded in one genomic region:
- the LOC141691321 gene encoding secreted RxLR effector protein 161-like, whose protein sequence is MDKSHPLTTPMVVRSLEPDKDLFRPREDDEEVLGPEIPYLGAIGALMYLANNTRPDIAFAVNLLARFSSAPMDRHWNEIKHIFRYLRGTTDFGLFFPKNSTSQLIGYADAGYLSDPHFGKSQTGYVFTYCGFNEAVYDPYHNDNQRGVL, encoded by the exons atggataaatctcATCCATTGACTACTCCAATGGTGGTTAGGTCTTTAGAGCCTGATAAAGATCTATTTCGACCACGAGAAGATGATGAAGAGGTTCTTGGTCCTGAAATCCCATATCTAGGTGCAATTGGTGCACTTATGTATCTTGCAAATAATACAAGGCCAGATATTGCATTTGCTGTGAATTTATTGGCTAGATTTAGCTCTGCTCCGATGGACAGACATTGGAATGAGATCAAACATATATTCCGTTATCTTCGTGGAACAACAGACTTTGGATTATTCTTCCCGAAAAACTCGACATCTCAGTTGATTGGATATGCAGATGCTGGATATttgtcagatcctcattttggtaaatcacaaactggatatgtgtttacatATTGTG gttttaacgaggcagtcTATGATCCATACCACAATGACAATCAAAGGGGAGTGTTGTGA